AGGAAGACCGCTATTTGTGGCTCGACCGCTTTAGCATCCGTAACCTGGAATTGGTTGGCTCGGCTAATGAAAATGCGCATACCCTGGTTGATGTGCTCGACAACACCTGCTCGCCCATGGGTGCCCGCTTGCTGCGCCGCTGGATTGTGATGCCATTGAAGGAGCTAAAGCCTATAAATGATCGCCTTAACGTTGTTGAACACCTGATTGAGCACGAAGAGCTGCGGGAAAATTTGCAGCAGCACCTGAGGCAGATCGGCGACCTGGAGCGTTTAATTTCAAAAATCGGATTACAAAAAGCCAACCCGCGGGAGATTTGCCAGCTAAAGAAAGCATTGCAAGCCACCAGCGAAATAAAAAAGATCAGCGAGGCATCAGGAAGCCAACCCCTGCAAACCATTGGCGCACAGTTAAATCCGTGTTTTTATATATGTGAGAAGATCGAGAAAGAACTTTACCCAGAACCACCTATCGCGTTAATAAAAGGATCTGTAATCAACGAGGGTATAAATGAGGAGCTTGACCGCTTGCGTAAAATAGCGTTCGGCGGCAAAGGATATTTGTTAGAGATACAGAAGCGCGAGGCGGAAATAACCGGCATACCGTCGCTCAAAGTATCGTTTAATAATGTATTTGGTTACTACCTCGAAGTTACGCACTCGCATCGCGACAAGGTACCAACTGAATGGATACGCAAACAAACGTTGGTAAATGCGGAGCGTTACATTACCCCCGAACTAAAGGAGTATGAGGAGCAAATATTAGGTGCTGAAGAAAAGATATTAGTAATTGAAACGCAGTTGTACAACGACCTGCTTTATTCACTTGCTGAATACATCAAGCCGATACAGTTAAACGCGCAACTTATTGCCCGCCTGGATGTGCTGTTAAACTTTGCGCACATATCCATTAAAAATCATTATGCCAAGCCGGTTATAAACGAGGGCAGGCTGATCGACATAAAAGGCGGCCGGCATCCGGTTATAGAAAAAACTTTGCCTCTGGGCGAATCATATATCACCAACGATGTTTACCTGGATTCGGAAACGCAGCAGGTAATTATCATCACCGGCCCTAACATGGCGGGTAAGTCGGCCTTGCTTAGGCAAACCGGCCTTATAGTGCTGATGGCGCAGATGGGTTGTTTTGTACCCGCTAAAGATGCTACCATCGGGCTTGTCGACAAGATATTTACCCGCGTGGGTGCGTCGGATAATTTGTCCTCCGGCGAATCAACCTTTATGGTGGAGATGAATGAAACGGCCAGTATTTTAAACAATATTTCTGACCGAAGTTTGATTTTATTGGATGAAATAGGGCGTGGTACTTCAACGTATGATGGTATATCCATCGCCTGGGCTATTGCCGAGTACCTGCATAATCATCCATCAGCTAAGGCTAAAACTTTGTTCGCCACACATTACCATGAGTTAAATGAATTAAGCAATTCTTTCAACCGCATCAAAAACTTTAATGTATCAGTAAAAGAGGTTGGCCAGCAGATCATATTCCTGCGTAAACTGGTGCCTGGTGGGAGTGAGCATAGTTTTGGTATACATGTGGCTAAGCTGGCCGGTATGCCGCCAAAGGTGCTCGGTCGTGCTAATGAAATACTTAAGAAACTGGAAGCGGAACGCACAGGAGGTGAGCATATTAAGGAAAGTATCCGTAAGGTGCAGAAGCAGGCGGTGCAAATGCAAATGTTCTCCATAGACGACCCGGTGCTGGTTAAGATACGGGATACATTGAACAATCTTGATGTAAACACACTCACCCCGGTTGAAGCTTTGATGAAACTGGACGAGATACAGCGTTTAATCAAAAGCTAACAAACAAAAGCTCCGGAACTTCCTGAGCTTTTGTTTAAGTACAAGCAGATGGGTTATACCAATTCGGCTGCCTGTGTAGTTACTTTAGCTAAGGTTACGCCCGTCAACTGATCGGCAAAGGCCACGAACGCTTTACTTTCAGCAATGCGGTTTTGATTATCGATCAGATTTTGCAGTTTAACTTTGCCGATAACATATTTAAAACCGTCAGACGTGTAGCTTTCAAAAATGTGTTCAAAATCAAGGTCTTTAACCAGGCTCTCATCTGTATATCTCAGGTAAACAGTTAGCTTAATATCGTTGGTAAATGTAAGGCTGCCTTTTTCCTTGGCTTTTTTGTATTCATAATGATAGTCGTAACGCAGGGCTGCAACATCCGACAATACAGCCGCGCCGGTAGGATGGCCGCCGGCTCCTTTACCGAAAAAGAATTGCTGATCGGCAAAGGCTGCTTGAACTATAACGCCATTGTATTCGTATTCCACATTGTACAAAAATTCACTTTCTGTTACCAGTTTCGGCAAAACAAAAAGGGCTACATGGCGGTCATCCAGTTCTTTAGCAACCGGAACCAGTTTTATTTTCAGGTTCTTTTCGCGGGTATATTGCAGATCGTTTGCCGAAAGGTTTTGTATGCCAATGTTCAGCACATCATCCGGGTTAACCACCACACCGTAAGCATGCGCGGCAGCTATAACCAGTTTAAATTTAGCATCGTAGCCGCCTACGTCCATAGTAGGGTCGGTTTCGGCAAAGCCGAGTTCTTGCGCTTGTTTTAGAGCGCTTGCGTAGTCCAGGTTTTCCAGGTAACCTTTTGAAAGTATGTAGTTTGATGAACCATTGAAGATACCGCAGATAGA
This Mucilaginibacter defluvii DNA region includes the following protein-coding sequences:
- a CDS encoding homoserine dehydrogenase; its protein translation is MSKKLTIGLFGFGVVGQGLYDIIKTKNLNLEIVKIAIKNPEKKRTLPADLFTTDRNEILSNPEINTVIELINDTEAAFQIVATALKSGKNVVSASKKMIATYLEELLAIQHEHGTSLLYEGAVCGSIPIIRNLEEYYDNELLHSICGIFNGSSNYILSKGYLENLDYASALKQAQELGFAETDPTMDVGGYDAKFKLVIAAAHAYGVVVNPDDVLNIGIQNLSANDLQYTREKNLKIKLVPVAKELDDRHVALFVLPKLVTESEFLYNVEYEYNGVIVQAAFADQQFFFGKGAGGHPTGAAVLSDVAALRYDYHYEYKKAKEKGSLTFTNDIKLTVYLRYTDESLVKDLDFEHIFESYTSDGFKYVIGKVKLQNLIDNQNRIAESKAFVAFADQLTGVTLAKVTTQAAELV
- the mutS gene encoding DNA mismatch repair protein MutS gives rise to the protein MAKATTKETPLMQQYNAIKAKYPGALLLFRVGDFYETFGEDAVKAAGILGIVLTKRANGAATHIELAGFPHHSLETYLPKLVRAGQRVAICDQLEDPKTTKTIVKRGVTELVTPGVAVSDNILQQKSNNYLASLYFEKNSIGIALIDISTGEFLTAQGNSGYIDKLLQSFSPSEVIYPKSRQHDFKDTYGDRFYTYSLDEWPYSGDYAYETLLKHFGVQSLKGFGIDKLNLGIIAAGVALHYLNETEHRNLQHISAISRIEEDRYLWLDRFSIRNLELVGSANENAHTLVDVLDNTCSPMGARLLRRWIVMPLKELKPINDRLNVVEHLIEHEELRENLQQHLRQIGDLERLISKIGLQKANPREICQLKKALQATSEIKKISEASGSQPLQTIGAQLNPCFYICEKIEKELYPEPPIALIKGSVINEGINEELDRLRKIAFGGKGYLLEIQKREAEITGIPSLKVSFNNVFGYYLEVTHSHRDKVPTEWIRKQTLVNAERYITPELKEYEEQILGAEEKILVIETQLYNDLLYSLAEYIKPIQLNAQLIARLDVLLNFAHISIKNHYAKPVINEGRLIDIKGGRHPVIEKTLPLGESYITNDVYLDSETQQVIIITGPNMAGKSALLRQTGLIVLMAQMGCFVPAKDATIGLVDKIFTRVGASDNLSSGESTFMVEMNETASILNNISDRSLILLDEIGRGTSTYDGISIAWAIAEYLHNHPSAKAKTLFATHYHELNELSNSFNRIKNFNVSVKEVGQQIIFLRKLVPGGSEHSFGIHVAKLAGMPPKVLGRANEILKKLEAERTGGEHIKESIRKVQKQAVQMQMFSIDDPVLVKIRDTLNNLDVNTLTPVEALMKLDEIQRLIKS